Proteins from a single region of Geothrix sp. PMB-07:
- a CDS encoding LysR family transcriptional regulator produces MTRLPDIDLNLLVVLDTLLKERNVTQAAISLGTTQSTLSSALARLRKVIGDPLFVRAPRGITPTPRALAIEKPLHETLAKLLDVLQPVEFDPSASNRIFVFAATDYLQFVMAGPLMRRIQELAPRVQVIIQPIAHHFPWEELANGELDFVLAGYSQPPEGLQSRLLFKDEVVCILRKDHPSLQRPFDQEAYLALSHIEVQALVGPTLVNQQMAALGLDRHISLTVPHFLAAPFAVLETDLCFTLARRIAEPLAAAFPLAVVPYPFESPSFQVRQFWHLRMQDDPSHRWLRGVMAGLTLGEES; encoded by the coding sequence GTGACCCGACTGCCGGATATCGACCTGAACCTGTTGGTGGTGCTGGACACGCTGCTCAAGGAACGCAACGTCACTCAAGCGGCCATCAGCCTTGGCACCACCCAATCCACGCTCAGCAGCGCCCTGGCGCGATTGCGGAAGGTCATTGGCGACCCCCTGTTCGTGCGGGCTCCCAGAGGCATCACCCCCACGCCTCGGGCGCTGGCCATCGAGAAGCCCCTTCACGAGACCCTCGCCAAGCTGCTGGACGTGCTTCAGCCGGTGGAATTCGATCCCTCCGCCTCCAACCGCATTTTCGTTTTCGCGGCCACGGACTACCTGCAGTTTGTGATGGCGGGGCCACTGATGCGGCGCATCCAGGAGCTCGCACCCCGGGTCCAGGTCATCATCCAGCCCATCGCCCACCACTTCCCATGGGAGGAACTGGCCAATGGGGAGCTGGATTTCGTGCTGGCCGGGTATTCGCAGCCCCCGGAAGGTCTTCAGAGCCGCCTCCTCTTCAAGGACGAAGTCGTCTGCATCCTCCGGAAGGATCATCCGAGCCTTCAGCGGCCCTTCGACCAGGAGGCCTATCTCGCGCTTTCACACATCGAAGTGCAGGCCCTGGTGGGCCCGACCCTCGTGAACCAGCAGATGGCCGCGCTGGGGCTGGACCGGCACATCAGCCTGACGGTGCCCCATTTTCTCGCTGCGCCCTTCGCCGTGCTGGAGACGGACCTCTGCTTTACTCTGGCTCGCCGGATCGCCGAGCCACTGGCGGCGGCTTTCCCCCTGGCAGTGGTGCCCTATCCCTTCGAGTCACCGTCCTTCCAGGTGCGGCAGTTCTGGCATCTCCGAATGCAGGATGATCCCTCCCACCGCTGGCTGCGCGGCGTCATGGCGGGACTAACGCTTGGAGAGGAAAGCTAG
- a CDS encoding GH92 family glycosyl hydrolase — translation MQMLRALILLPVTALFAAPPVPAPSGLSKYVRPFVGTKGEGNTYPGAQMPFGMVALSPDTDKKEYNTASGYEYSDKTILGFSMLHLSGTGIPDMGDILFQPTVGETRLEPGTKDLKEKGYQSRFSHDRESASPGYYSVVLDDYGVKAELTATARAGMLRFTYPASKNAHVVLDLSHVLLHKVVWSNVRQVDGQTLQGMHLVKGWAKDRPVYFAARFSKPFGGLRLFSDKKELKYDSFKSYRYLSSTSGAGANLQAVVDYETGKDEQISVKVGISPLSEEGALRNLDAEMPDWAFESYVQKARDAWDVELGKFEVEGTDTQKATFYSGVYHAFMAPNLYTDSDGRYRGQDQQAKMAKGFQNYTTFSLWDTYRATHPLFTLVQADRDRDMIQSLLAAYDQSSDHLLPIWHFWSNETWCMPGYHAVPVIVDAWAKGMTGIDWEKALEACVASASHPTFDGLVDYERLGYVPFDLENESVSKTLEYAYDDACIARLARGLGKTAIAERFEKRAQSYRNLYDPSLKFMRPKDSKGQWMTPFNPLEYKHLGPFTEGTTWQYTWSVAQDVPGLIGLMGGREAFTRKLDEVFQEHEKRTDDGVEDIEGRIGEYWHGNEPSHHVAYLFAAAGQPWKTQALVRKLIDTQYGDQPGSLCGNDDCGQMSSWYIFSAMGFYPVCPGDNRYVIGSPALPKISMHLSNGKTFTVRAEKFSAKNVYVQKVTLNGKPWSKAWLSHATLCEGGELVFTLGAKPNKAWASKPEAAPGSMRDVQP, via the coding sequence ATGCAGATGCTTCGCGCACTCATCCTCCTGCCGGTCACAGCCCTGTTCGCCGCGCCCCCGGTACCGGCTCCCTCCGGCCTCTCGAAATACGTTCGGCCCTTCGTGGGCACCAAGGGAGAGGGAAACACCTACCCCGGCGCCCAGATGCCCTTCGGCATGGTGGCTCTCAGCCCCGACACGGACAAGAAGGAATACAACACCGCGTCGGGATACGAGTACTCGGACAAGACCATCCTCGGATTCTCCATGCTGCACCTCTCCGGCACTGGCATCCCGGACATGGGGGACATCCTGTTCCAGCCCACCGTGGGCGAAACCCGGCTTGAACCTGGCACCAAGGACCTGAAAGAGAAGGGCTACCAGAGCCGGTTCAGCCATGACCGTGAGTCTGCCTCGCCCGGGTACTACTCCGTGGTGCTGGACGACTACGGGGTGAAGGCCGAGCTCACGGCCACCGCCCGTGCCGGGATGCTGCGGTTCACCTACCCGGCCTCCAAGAACGCCCACGTGGTGCTGGATCTCAGCCATGTCCTGCTGCACAAGGTGGTCTGGTCCAATGTCCGTCAGGTGGACGGGCAGACCCTCCAGGGCATGCACCTGGTGAAGGGCTGGGCCAAGGATCGCCCCGTCTATTTCGCGGCCCGCTTCTCCAAGCCCTTTGGCGGTCTCCGCCTCTTCAGCGACAAGAAGGAACTCAAGTACGATTCCTTCAAGTCCTACCGCTACCTCAGCTCCACGTCTGGTGCCGGCGCCAACCTTCAGGCGGTGGTGGACTATGAGACGGGCAAGGACGAGCAGATCTCTGTGAAGGTGGGGATCTCGCCCCTCAGCGAAGAGGGCGCGTTGCGCAATCTCGATGCAGAAATGCCCGATTGGGCCTTTGAATCCTACGTGCAGAAGGCGCGCGATGCCTGGGACGTGGAGTTGGGCAAGTTCGAGGTGGAAGGCACCGACACCCAAAAGGCCACCTTCTACAGCGGTGTCTACCACGCCTTCATGGCCCCCAACCTCTACACAGACAGCGATGGCAGATACCGGGGCCAGGATCAGCAGGCCAAGATGGCCAAGGGCTTCCAGAACTACACCACCTTCAGTCTCTGGGACACCTACCGCGCCACCCATCCCCTCTTCACGCTGGTGCAGGCGGACCGGGACCGGGACATGATCCAATCCCTGCTGGCCGCCTACGATCAGAGTTCGGACCACCTGCTGCCCATCTGGCATTTCTGGAGCAACGAGACCTGGTGCATGCCCGGCTATCATGCCGTGCCGGTGATCGTCGATGCCTGGGCCAAGGGCATGACCGGCATCGACTGGGAGAAGGCTTTGGAAGCCTGCGTGGCCAGTGCCTCCCACCCCACCTTCGACGGCCTGGTGGACTACGAGCGCCTGGGCTATGTGCCCTTCGATCTGGAAAACGAAAGCGTTTCGAAAACGTTGGAATACGCCTACGACGATGCCTGCATCGCCCGTCTGGCGCGGGGCCTGGGCAAGACCGCCATTGCCGAGCGGTTCGAGAAGCGCGCCCAGTCCTACCGGAACCTTTATGATCCCAGCCTGAAATTCATGCGGCCCAAGGACAGCAAGGGCCAGTGGATGACGCCCTTCAATCCCCTCGAATACAAGCACCTTGGGCCCTTCACCGAAGGCACCACCTGGCAGTACACCTGGTCCGTGGCCCAGGACGTGCCGGGGCTCATCGGCCTGATGGGCGGAAGGGAGGCCTTCACGCGCAAGCTGGATGAGGTCTTCCAGGAACACGAGAAGCGGACGGATGACGGCGTCGAGGACATCGAGGGCCGCATCGGCGAGTACTGGCACGGCAACGAGCCCAGCCACCACGTGGCCTACCTCTTTGCCGCCGCGGGCCAGCCCTGGAAGACCCAGGCCCTCGTGCGCAAGCTCATCGACACCCAGTACGGAGACCAGCCCGGCTCCCTCTGCGGCAACGATGACTGCGGCCAGATGAGCTCCTGGTACATCTTCAGCGCCATGGGCTTCTACCCTGTCTGTCCTGGCGACAACCGCTACGTGATCGGAAGCCCTGCGCTGCCGAAAATCTCCATGCACCTCAGCAACGGCAAGACCTTCACCGTGCGAGCGGAGAAGTTCTCCGCGAAAAACGTCTACGTTCAGAAGGTCACGTTGAATGGAAAGCCCTGGTCCAAGGCCTGGCTGTCCCATGCCACGCTTTGTGAAGGCGGCGAACTGGTCTTCACTCTGGGAGCCAAGCCCAACAAGGCCTGGGCCAGCAAGCCTGAGGCGGCCCCCGGGTCGATGCGTGACGTCCAGCCCTGA
- a CDS encoding sugar MFS transporter, with translation MNLRTLPIFLAFLLMGVADAMGPLSSAVSTNPVMAALMPFFVFIAFAVFSVPGGLLSARIGKKKVLVLGLALNTLAVGIPAFLNPPFVLLLPCIFLLGVGTTLLQVAGNPIMRDVSSAGDYSRNLALAQGIKGAGSSASAYLVTAVTSLAFFAAMGWRGAFPIFFALMALALLAVSFLKVDETKAEVPPSIRSSLALLKEPVFALAVVGIFLYVGAEVCMGAFLKPALQALGRGEKEAALFGPALFFGALTVGRLVAGSLKVQPHTFFRISALLGLTGLAMLMTGSGPLALPGVLLGGLGFANIWPMLFSITVEAKPERASELSGLMCMAISGGAIVPLIMGRLGGGARPLAFAVPLACFAYLASLSWRSRPRQTSSK, from the coding sequence ATGAACCTGAGGACCCTGCCCATTTTCCTCGCCTTCCTGCTCATGGGGGTCGCGGATGCCATGGGCCCCCTGTCGAGCGCGGTCTCAACCAATCCAGTGATGGCCGCCCTGATGCCCTTCTTCGTGTTCATCGCCTTCGCGGTCTTCAGCGTTCCCGGCGGCCTGCTCTCGGCCCGCATCGGCAAGAAGAAGGTGCTCGTTTTGGGCCTGGCCCTCAACACCTTGGCTGTGGGCATCCCGGCCTTCCTGAATCCGCCCTTCGTCCTGCTCTTGCCCTGCATCTTTCTGTTGGGCGTGGGCACCACTCTGCTGCAGGTGGCGGGCAACCCGATCATGCGGGATGTCAGCAGCGCCGGTGACTACAGCCGCAACCTGGCCCTGGCCCAGGGCATCAAGGGGGCGGGCAGCAGCGCCTCCGCCTATTTGGTGACGGCGGTGACCTCTCTGGCTTTCTTCGCCGCCATGGGGTGGCGGGGGGCCTTTCCCATCTTCTTCGCCCTCATGGCCCTGGCCCTGCTCGCGGTCAGTTTTCTGAAGGTCGATGAAACCAAGGCCGAGGTGCCACCCAGCATCCGCAGTTCCCTCGCCCTGCTGAAGGAGCCCGTCTTCGCCCTGGCGGTGGTCGGCATTTTTCTCTACGTGGGGGCCGAGGTCTGCATGGGCGCCTTCCTCAAACCCGCCCTGCAGGCCCTGGGGCGGGGCGAGAAGGAGGCTGCCCTCTTCGGGCCCGCCCTGTTTTTCGGCGCCCTCACTGTGGGGCGGCTGGTGGCGGGCAGCCTGAAGGTGCAACCGCACACCTTCTTTCGGATCAGCGCCCTGCTGGGCCTGACTGGACTGGCCATGCTCATGACCGGATCCGGCCCCCTGGCCCTTCCCGGCGTCCTGCTCGGCGGCCTGGGTTTCGCCAACATCTGGCCCATGCTCTTCTCCATCACCGTGGAGGCGAAGCCTGAGCGGGCCAGCGAACTCAGCGGCCTGATGTGCATGGCCATCAGCGGTGGGGCCATCGTGCCATTGATCATGGGGCGGCTGGGGGGCGGGGCACGGCCCCTCGCCTTTGCCGTGCCCCTGGCCTGCTTCGCCTACCTGGCCTCGCTCTCGTGGCGCAGCCGCCCACGCCAGACATCTTCCAAATGA
- a CDS encoding ROK family protein translates to MNPASDTRHVLTLDAGGTTFAFHAIRGNEDVAQPVIRPSHPDNLKACLDTLVEGFEQQRQAVGGTIQAISFAFPGPADYAAGIIGDLQNLPAFRGGVALGPMLEDRFGVPVYLNNDGDLFAYGEALSGLLPEINGKLEAAGNPKRFQNLLGLTLGTGFGGGIVRQGQLFRGDNGAAGEIWCTRHKIHRDSYAEEGVSVRAVKRAYATGAGLRITDQVPDPREIAAIAEGLQPGSQGAACESFRLLGEVAGDAIANAISLVDGLVVLGGGLSGAWPHFMPALLAELNGQLTSVTGRDPIPRTELAAFNLEDETQLDRFLKGRSRHIVVPGSGRLIPYDPMKRIGIGISKLGASRAVALGAYAFALDALDRRA, encoded by the coding sequence ATGAATCCAGCTTCTGATACCCGCCACGTCCTCACCCTCGATGCCGGGGGCACCACCTTCGCCTTCCATGCGATCCGCGGCAACGAAGACGTGGCCCAACCTGTGATCCGCCCCTCCCACCCCGACAACTTGAAGGCCTGCCTCGATACGCTGGTGGAGGGCTTCGAGCAGCAGCGTCAAGCGGTGGGTGGCACCATCCAAGCCATCAGCTTTGCATTCCCCGGCCCCGCCGACTATGCCGCAGGCATCATCGGGGACCTCCAGAACCTGCCGGCCTTCCGCGGCGGCGTGGCCCTCGGGCCCATGCTGGAGGATCGCTTCGGCGTTCCTGTCTACCTCAACAACGACGGGGATCTCTTTGCCTACGGCGAAGCGCTCTCCGGCCTGCTTCCCGAGATCAACGGGAAATTGGAAGCGGCAGGAAACCCCAAACGCTTCCAGAACCTCCTGGGCCTCACCTTGGGCACGGGCTTTGGTGGCGGCATTGTCCGCCAGGGCCAGCTCTTCCGGGGCGACAACGGCGCCGCCGGAGAGATCTGGTGCACCCGCCACAAAATCCACCGCGATAGCTACGCGGAGGAAGGGGTATCGGTGCGAGCCGTGAAGCGGGCTTACGCCACCGGCGCGGGGCTGCGCATCACCGATCAGGTGCCCGACCCCCGGGAGATCGCCGCCATCGCCGAAGGGCTGCAGCCCGGAAGCCAGGGGGCCGCCTGCGAATCCTTCCGCTTGTTGGGGGAAGTGGCGGGCGATGCCATCGCCAACGCCATCAGCCTGGTCGACGGTTTGGTGGTGCTGGGTGGCGGCCTGTCGGGAGCTTGGCCACACTTCATGCCGGCCCTGCTGGCGGAATTGAACGGACAGCTCACCAGCGTTACGGGACGCGATCCGATTCCCCGCACCGAGCTCGCCGCTTTCAACCTGGAGGATGAAACCCAGTTGGATCGCTTCCTCAAGGGCCGCTCCCGCCACATCGTGGTTCCCGGCTCGGGGCGCTTGATTCCCTACGACCCCATGAAGCGCATCGGCATCGGCATCTCCAAGCTGGGGGCCAGCCGCGCCGTGGCCCTGGGCGCCTATGCCTTTGCGCTGGATGCCCTGGACCGCCGCGCCTGA
- a CDS encoding phosphomannose isomerase type II C-terminal cupin domain → MQKPASLHVDKPWGSFDQYALNTPCTVKILTCLPGQQLSLQRHSHRDELWVALDPGVVVDLDGAVLRPVAGEEVWLPQGSVHRLRCDPSTPHPVRVLEVSFGTFNEADIERLQDDYGRQ, encoded by the coding sequence ATGCAGAAACCTGCCAGCCTCCACGTGGACAAACCCTGGGGCTCCTTCGATCAGTACGCTTTAAACACCCCCTGCACGGTGAAGATCCTCACCTGCCTCCCCGGCCAGCAGCTGAGCCTGCAGCGCCACAGCCATCGTGATGAACTCTGGGTGGCCCTGGATCCCGGCGTGGTGGTCGATCTCGACGGCGCGGTCCTTCGCCCCGTTGCCGGTGAGGAAGTCTGGCTGCCCCAGGGCAGCGTCCACCGGCTGCGCTGCGACCCGAGCACCCCCCACCCGGTGCGAGTGCTCGAAGTGAGCTTCGGAACCTTCAACGAAGCTGACATCGAACGCCTGCAGGACGACTACGGGCGCCAGTAG
- a CDS encoding GH92 family glycosyl hydrolase, with translation MMRRLVSILLIAPAWLIPAWAAPPKPANLAPVKWVNPLGGTDSSHAFSRGNLYPAVAVPFGMNAWTPQTGLDPDGWTYRYDAQQIRGLKLTHQPSPWINDYGSLSLMPMSGELHVLDKDRGAYFSHEREAAHPYAYKVKLLESGIWAEVTPTSRAAVLRFTYPATPKAYVVLDAFPKGRKTVGEQAIGDVSVRVDASRRRIVGISRYNHGGVPANFGHHFIVEFDQEIADCGTWDPSGPRKETSLQGDHVGVWVEFKATAGLTLQAKVGTSFISLGQAELNLRREVGEQSYSAVEARAQKAWEDALGRVKVEGGDAASLEVFYSCLYRTHLFPRTFHEVDAAGKTLHYSPYSGQVEPGPLFTDNGFWDTFRAAFPLMALMQPGLDNQMMQGIVNAYREGGWIPEWQSPGYRDCMIGTNSSAILADAWAKGIRDWDGRKAWEGMVKGAHTAEPSSTSLGRLGASHYDRLGYVPSDVKIDESAARTLEYAYDDWCMWRFGKALGLPAAEVEPYLRSSRNYRKLFDPGTGFMRGRLQDGTWQSPFRPDSWGGVFTEGCSWHWTWCVFHDPAGLSTLLGGDTAMAAKLDSVFTTRPTFESSYYGGVIHEIAEMVVADMGQYAHGNQPIQHMIYLYDWVGQPWKAQRWARETMARMYRPGPGMYCGDEDNGQTSAWYVFSALGFYPVTPGQTQYALGSPRFTKATMKLENGRTFTVEAPGNGPDKPYIQSATLNGKPLNRNWIDHAEIQAGGVLRLVMSKQPNLKRGTRPEDRPYSLSRDPEASEGR, from the coding sequence ATGATGCGCCGCCTGGTTTCGATTCTCCTGATCGCTCCCGCATGGCTGATTCCGGCCTGGGCCGCTCCGCCCAAGCCGGCAAACCTAGCCCCGGTGAAGTGGGTGAATCCGTTGGGGGGAACGGATTCAAGCCACGCCTTTTCCCGGGGCAACCTCTATCCCGCCGTGGCCGTGCCCTTCGGCATGAACGCCTGGACACCTCAAACCGGCCTGGATCCAGATGGCTGGACCTACCGCTACGACGCCCAGCAAATCCGAGGCCTCAAGCTCACCCACCAACCGAGCCCCTGGATCAACGACTACGGCAGCCTCTCCCTCATGCCCATGAGCGGCGAACTGCATGTGCTGGACAAGGATCGGGGTGCCTACTTCAGCCACGAGCGGGAAGCAGCCCATCCCTATGCCTACAAGGTGAAGCTGCTGGAATCGGGCATCTGGGCAGAGGTGACACCCACCTCTCGGGCGGCCGTGCTGCGCTTCACCTATCCCGCCACGCCCAAGGCCTACGTGGTCCTCGACGCTTTCCCCAAGGGCCGCAAGACTGTCGGAGAGCAGGCCATCGGGGATGTGAGCGTGCGGGTGGATGCCTCACGGCGCCGCATCGTGGGCATCAGCCGCTACAACCATGGCGGTGTGCCCGCGAATTTCGGCCATCACTTCATCGTGGAATTCGATCAGGAGATCGCCGATTGCGGCACCTGGGATCCCTCCGGCCCGCGGAAGGAAACCTCCCTCCAGGGCGATCACGTGGGGGTATGGGTTGAGTTCAAGGCCACCGCCGGCCTGACCCTGCAGGCCAAAGTGGGCACTTCTTTCATCAGCCTTGGCCAGGCCGAGCTGAACCTGCGACGGGAGGTGGGCGAGCAGAGCTACTCCGCGGTGGAAGCCCGGGCGCAGAAGGCCTGGGAAGATGCCCTGGGCCGCGTGAAGGTGGAGGGTGGCGATGCGGCCAGCCTGGAAGTCTTCTACAGCTGCCTCTACCGGACCCATCTCTTCCCCCGGACCTTCCACGAGGTGGATGCCGCCGGAAAGACCCTGCACTACAGCCCCTACAGCGGCCAGGTGGAACCCGGCCCCCTCTTCACCGATAACGGCTTCTGGGATACCTTCCGCGCCGCCTTTCCACTCATGGCGCTGATGCAGCCTGGCCTCGACAACCAGATGATGCAGGGCATCGTCAACGCCTACCGGGAAGGAGGCTGGATCCCCGAATGGCAAAGCCCGGGCTACCGGGATTGCATGATCGGCACCAACAGCTCTGCGATCCTGGCGGATGCCTGGGCCAAAGGCATCCGGGATTGGGATGGCCGCAAGGCCTGGGAGGGCATGGTGAAGGGCGCCCATACCGCGGAACCTTCGTCGACCTCCCTGGGCCGCCTGGGCGCCTCCCATTACGACCGTCTGGGCTACGTGCCCAGCGATGTGAAGATCGATGAAAGCGCCGCGCGCACCCTGGAATACGCCTACGACGATTGGTGCATGTGGCGATTCGGAAAGGCCCTGGGCCTGCCCGCTGCCGAAGTGGAGCCCTACCTGCGCAGTTCCCGAAACTACCGCAAGCTCTTCGATCCCGGTACGGGTTTCATGCGCGGCCGCCTGCAGGATGGCACCTGGCAGAGCCCCTTCCGGCCTGATTCGTGGGGCGGCGTCTTCACAGAAGGCTGCTCCTGGCATTGGACCTGGTGTGTGTTCCACGACCCCGCGGGGCTATCCACGCTGCTGGGCGGTGACACGGCCATGGCCGCGAAACTGGACAGCGTCTTCACCACCCGGCCCACCTTCGAGAGCTCCTACTACGGGGGCGTCATCCATGAGATCGCCGAGATGGTGGTGGCCGACATGGGGCAGTACGCCCACGGGAACCAGCCCATCCAGCACATGATCTACCTCTACGACTGGGTGGGGCAGCCCTGGAAGGCCCAACGCTGGGCCCGGGAGACCATGGCCCGCATGTACCGCCCGGGCCCCGGCATGTATTGCGGCGACGAGGACAATGGCCAGACTTCGGCCTGGTACGTCTTTTCCGCCCTGGGCTTCTATCCCGTCACGCCGGGCCAGACCCAGTACGCCCTCGGCTCGCCGCGCTTCACCAAGGCCACCATGAAGCTGGAGAACGGCCGCACCTTCACGGTGGAGGCGCCGGGCAACGGGCCGGACAAACCCTACATCCAGAGCGCCACGCTGAACGGGAAACCCCTGAACCGGAACTGGATCGACCACGCCGAAATCCAGGCCGGGGGCGTCCTGAGGCTGGTGATGTCGAAGCAGCCGAATCTGAAGCGGGGCACCCGTCCCGAGGACCGGCCCTACTCGCTCAGCCGGGATCCCGAGGCCTCCGAAGGGCGCTGA
- a CDS encoding glycosyltransferase family 4 protein yields the protein MDPTLPGRIAFLGGFLPRLCGIATFTHDICEAVAEAAPHSLCFTGAVNDRPEGYEYPSRVRFELDEKDLDSYRRGADFLNFNNVDVLCVQHEFGIYGGAAGSHLLALLREVRMPVVTTLHTILREPNPTQRKVMDELVRRSDRLVVMAQKGAEILRDVYAVPDAKVDLIPHGIPDLPFIDSSFYKAELGVDGRMVLLTFGLLGPGKGIENVIEALPEIVKRHPNVVYLVLGATHPHLVARDGENYRLGLERLAEDRGVKDHVIFYNRFVSLEDLKEFIGATDIYLTPYLNEAQITSGTLAYVFGAGKAVVSTPYWHAQELLADGRGILVPFRDPGAIAEGVCAYLDDPASLTRTRERAYEVGRNMIWSSVAQSYLESFRRAGVDRKARPRKAFAGWTLASRPYDLPPLRLNHVVRMSDGTGIFQHAIFNVPNFHEGYCTDDNARALILCNLLDELGGKPPEENLDRLATSYLAFLAAALNLDTNRFRNFMSHGRQWLEESGSEDSHARALWALGTGAGRSRNEGHQRLSAQLFERGLPAVESFRSPRAWAFTLLGIHEYLRRFPGHPKVMATREQLTNQLVRLWHVCASEDWPWFEPIASYDNARLCQALLLSGQWMPHPEALDIGLKSLQWLVSLQTAQAGHFRPIGSNGFCERDGAHADFDQQPVEAQAMVAACLEAFRATQDVSWSREAKRAFEWFLGRNDLGVPLYDSSSGGCSDGLHRDRVSENQGAESTLAFHLSLAEMNVAEHLTPPSLSRTP from the coding sequence ATGGACCCCACTCTGCCAGGCCGCATCGCCTTTCTCGGCGGGTTCCTGCCCCGTCTCTGTGGCATCGCCACCTTCACCCATGACATCTGCGAAGCGGTGGCCGAAGCCGCTCCCCACTCCCTCTGCTTCACTGGGGCGGTGAATGACCGCCCGGAAGGCTACGAGTATCCGTCGCGCGTGCGCTTTGAACTGGATGAGAAGGATCTGGATTCCTACCGGCGCGGCGCGGATTTCCTGAACTTCAACAATGTGGACGTGCTGTGCGTCCAGCACGAGTTCGGCATCTACGGAGGGGCCGCGGGCAGCCACCTGCTGGCCCTGTTGCGGGAAGTGCGGATGCCCGTGGTGACGACGCTCCACACGATCCTGCGCGAGCCCAATCCCACGCAGCGAAAGGTCATGGATGAGCTGGTGCGCCGCAGCGACCGCCTGGTGGTGATGGCGCAGAAGGGCGCTGAGATTCTGAGGGATGTCTACGCGGTGCCCGACGCGAAAGTGGACCTCATTCCCCACGGCATTCCGGATCTGCCCTTCATTGATTCCAGCTTCTACAAGGCGGAGCTGGGCGTGGATGGCCGCATGGTGCTGCTCACCTTCGGCCTGCTGGGGCCCGGGAAGGGCATCGAGAATGTCATCGAGGCCCTTCCTGAGATCGTCAAGCGGCATCCCAATGTGGTCTACCTCGTGCTGGGCGCCACCCATCCGCACCTGGTGGCCCGCGACGGCGAAAACTACCGCCTGGGCCTGGAACGGCTGGCCGAGGATCGCGGGGTCAAAGATCACGTGATCTTTTACAACCGCTTCGTTTCGCTGGAGGATCTCAAGGAATTCATCGGCGCCACGGACATCTACCTCACGCCCTACCTCAATGAGGCCCAGATCACATCCGGCACACTGGCCTATGTGTTCGGCGCGGGCAAGGCCGTGGTGTCCACGCCCTACTGGCACGCACAGGAACTGCTGGCTGATGGGCGTGGCATCCTGGTGCCCTTCCGCGATCCAGGGGCCATTGCCGAAGGCGTGTGCGCCTACCTGGATGATCCGGCATCGCTGACGCGCACCCGGGAGCGAGCCTACGAGGTGGGGCGGAACATGATCTGGTCCTCCGTGGCCCAGAGCTACCTGGAATCCTTCCGGCGGGCGGGCGTTGATCGGAAGGCCAGGCCACGCAAGGCCTTCGCCGGTTGGACCCTGGCCAGCCGACCCTACGACCTTCCGCCGCTGCGGCTCAACCATGTGGTGCGCATGAGCGATGGCACGGGCATCTTCCAGCACGCCATCTTCAATGTGCCGAACTTTCATGAAGGCTACTGTACGGATGACAACGCCCGGGCCCTGATCCTCTGCAACCTGCTTGATGAGCTGGGTGGGAAGCCGCCTGAGGAAAACCTGGACCGCCTGGCCACGAGCTACCTCGCCTTCCTGGCTGCGGCGCTGAACCTGGACACCAACCGGTTCAGGAATTTCATGAGCCATGGTCGGCAGTGGCTGGAAGAGTCGGGCAGCGAAGACAGTCATGCGCGCGCGCTCTGGGCCCTGGGCACGGGGGCGGGGCGCTCGCGCAATGAAGGCCATCAGCGGCTATCCGCGCAGCTCTTCGAGCGCGGCCTGCCTGCGGTGGAATCCTTCCGTTCGCCCCGGGCCTGGGCCTTTACCCTGCTTGGCATCCATGAGTACCTGCGGCGTTTTCCGGGGCATCCGAAAGTGATGGCCACCCGTGAACAGCTCACCAACCAGCTCGTGCGACTTTGGCACGTGTGCGCTTCCGAGGACTGGCCCTGGTTCGAGCCCATCGCCTCCTATGACAACGCCCGGTTGTGCCAGGCCCTCCTGCTCAGCGGCCAATGGATGCCCCATCCCGAAGCCCTGGACATCGGTCTCAAGTCCCTCCAATGGCTGGTCTCGCTGCAAACCGCCCAGGCGGGTCATTTCCGGCCCATCGGCAGCAACGGCTTCTGTGAACGGGATGGCGCCCATGCGGATTTCGATCAACAGCCGGTGGAAGCCCAGGCCATGGTCGCGGCCTGCCTCGAAGCTTTCCGCGCCACTCAGGATGTGAGCTGGTCACGGGAAGCCAAGCGAGCCTTCGAGTGGTTCCTGGGCCGCAACGACCTCGGTGTGCCCCTGTACGACTCCAGCAGCGGGGGCTGCAGCGACGGCCTCCACCGGGATCGCGTCAGCGAAAACCAAGGCGCCGAATCGACCCTGGCCTTCCACCTCTCCCTTGCCGAAATGAACGTCGCGGAGCATCTCACGCCCCCTTCCTTGAGCAGGACCCCATGA